From Acidobacteriota bacterium, a single genomic window includes:
- a CDS encoding aldehyde dehydrogenase family protein — translation GQRCMAGSIAVAVGKAGDPLIESLDAAAKQMSVGPTDNNDAVGMGPVIDAAARDRIRSYIDVGLKEGATLATDGRGVLLTEQTEGFFVGPTIFDRVAPGMQLARDEIFGPVLSVMRVDDLQTAIEQANQSQYGNGAVIFTRDGGAARTFARYVKCGMIGVNVGVPAPMAVFPFTGWNQSFFGDLHIQGVEGFHFYTHNKVVLTRWNDPGKRVLGW, via the coding sequence CGGCCAGCGTTGCATGGCGGGCAGTATCGCGGTGGCCGTGGGCAAGGCGGGCGATCCACTGATTGAGAGCCTGGATGCGGCAGCTAAGCAGATGAGCGTCGGGCCGACCGACAACAACGATGCCGTAGGCATGGGGCCGGTCATTGACGCCGCCGCGCGCGACCGCATTCGCAGCTATATTGATGTTGGGTTGAAAGAGGGCGCGACGCTCGCTACGGATGGGCGCGGGGTGTTGCTGACCGAACAGACCGAGGGCTTTTTTGTCGGGCCGACGATCTTTGACCGCGTTGCGCCGGGGATGCAGCTTGCGCGTGATGAAATCTTCGGGCCGGTGTTATCGGTGATGCGAGTGGACGATCTGCAAACGGCCATCGAGCAAGCGAATCAATCGCAATACGGCAACGGCGCGGTGATCTTCACGCGCGACGGCGGGGCGGCGCGGACGTTTGCGCGCTACGTCAAATGCGGGATGATCGGTGTGAATGTGGGTGTACCTGCGCCGATGGCGGTGTTTCCGTTCACGGGCTGGAACCAGTCGTTCTTTGGCGATTTACACATTCAAGGTGTCGAGGGATTCCACTTTTACACACATAACAAAGTTGTCTTGACGAGATGGAACGACCCGGGTAAGCGCGTGTTGGGTTGGTAA
- the rnz gene encoding ribonuclease Z yields MKIIPLGTSSGKPTLHRNVSATAVVAEGEWWLFDCGEGTQTQIVRAGLSVHRLAGVFITHLHGDHFNGLAGLLSTMALDKRERELVVAGPPGIREYLDTLRRLKILWTNYPLVLCEYGKPDFAAEAQIQVYDSERFYVVARPLHHRIFALGYRVQEKDRLGKFDLERAKELGVPPGPLYGKLQRGEAVTLPDGRVIESCEVVGAPRPGNAVAYVLDTRPCENAVLLARDVDWLIHEATFTEELSDEAEHYGHSTAQQAARTALNAGAHRLLITHFSSRYPDATQLLTEAREVFPATTLARDLMEIEV; encoded by the coding sequence ATGAAAATAATTCCTTTGGGAACGAGTTCGGGCAAACCCACGCTGCACCGCAACGTCAGCGCGACGGCGGTGGTGGCCGAAGGTGAATGGTGGCTGTTCGATTGTGGCGAGGGCACGCAGACGCAAATTGTGCGCGCAGGGTTGTCAGTGCATCGGCTGGCCGGGGTTTTTATCACGCACTTGCACGGCGACCATTTCAATGGGTTGGCGGGCTTGCTCTCGACGATGGCGCTGGATAAGCGCGAGCGCGAATTGGTGGTCGCGGGGCCGCCGGGCATTCGCGAATACCTGGACACACTACGCCGGTTGAAGATTTTGTGGACGAACTATCCACTGGTGCTGTGCGAATACGGCAAGCCGGATTTTGCCGCCGAGGCGCAAATTCAGGTTTACGACTCAGAACGCTTTTACGTTGTGGCGCGTCCGCTGCATCATCGTATTTTCGCGCTGGGCTATCGCGTGCAGGAAAAAGACCGGCTGGGCAAGTTTGATCTGGAGCGCGCCAAAGAGTTGGGCGTTCCGCCGGGGCCGTTGTACGGCAAATTGCAACGGGGTGAAGCCGTCACCCTGCCCGATGGCCGCGTGATCGAATCGTGCGAAGTCGTCGGGGCGCCTCGGCCCGGCAACGCGGTTGCATACGTGCTGGACACGCGCCCCTGCGAGAACGCTGTGTTGCTGGCGCGTGACGTAGACTGGCTGATTCACGAGGCGACCTTTACGGAAGAGCTGTCGGACGAAGCCGAGCATTACGGCCATTCGACCGCGCAACAGGCGGCCCGCACGGCGCTGAATGCGGGCGCACATCGCTTGCTTATCACGCATTTCAGTTCGCGCTATCCCGACGCGACGCAGTTGTTGACTGAGGCGCGCGAAGTTTTTCCGGCCACGACGCTGGCGCGTGATTTGATGGAAATTGAAGTCTGA
- a CDS encoding O-antigen ligase family protein, with the protein MNASFFNQFIYIALLLLLVLTPLPYGTVEIWSTTLWELLVCALTLFWAGDVVQTGRLMLARNPLALPLVGLLLLAGAQLLPLSAGRPLTYDAYATWQAAVKILASLLFFLLFATFVNTDERRRTAAKVVIGVCTLIALIAIGQTYTGKVLWPRAALGPFVNRNHFAGFLELGIGLAGGLLVGRGTRREWLAVYASALLVLCAGLVLSASRGGFLALGAELIFLIVIAAPGWNRAQGGEKSRAGLLLRVVAALLLGAGAMAGAVWLVGSEGLVANFSQLEKETQQESLDRYSRRDIWQASWEIIKAHPIAGVGLGAFQFAYTRYDRSSGAQRVEQAHNDYLQVLADGGVLGGVLALTFLELLFLHGFLQANSRDQRRRAVVLGALAGCFAIAVHSFVDFNLQVTANAQSFLALCALATTPLERGSQRRD; encoded by the coding sequence ATGAATGCCTCCTTTTTCAACCAATTCATTTACATCGCCTTGTTGTTGCTGCTGGTGCTGACGCCGCTGCCGTATGGCACGGTCGAAATCTGGTCAACGACGCTGTGGGAATTGCTCGTGTGCGCGCTCACGCTGTTTTGGGCGGGCGATGTCGTGCAAACAGGGCGGCTGATGCTGGCGCGCAATCCGTTGGCGCTGCCGTTGGTGGGGCTGTTGTTGCTGGCGGGGGCGCAACTGTTGCCGCTTTCTGCCGGTCGCCCGTTGACATACGACGCGTATGCGACGTGGCAGGCTGCCGTCAAAATTCTCGCGTCGTTGCTGTTCTTTTTGCTCTTCGCCACGTTTGTCAATACTGATGAGCGGCGGCGCACGGCGGCCAAAGTCGTGATCGGCGTCTGCACGTTGATTGCGCTCATTGCTATCGGACAAACCTATACGGGCAAAGTGCTGTGGCCGCGCGCAGCCTTAGGCCCGTTCGTCAATCGCAATCATTTCGCCGGTTTTCTTGAATTAGGCATCGGGCTGGCGGGCGGCTTGCTGGTCGGGCGCGGGACGCGGCGCGAATGGCTGGCGGTATATGCCAGCGCCTTACTGGTGTTGTGCGCGGGGTTGGTACTGTCGGCTTCACGCGGCGGATTTTTGGCGCTGGGCGCGGAATTGATTTTCCTGATCGTTATTGCCGCGCCGGGGTGGAACCGAGCACAAGGCGGTGAGAAATCGCGTGCGGGATTGCTGCTACGCGTTGTCGCTGCCTTATTGCTGGGTGCGGGGGCGATGGCGGGCGCGGTCTGGCTGGTCGGGTCGGAAGGGCTGGTCGCCAATTTTTCGCAATTGGAAAAAGAAACCCAACAGGAGAGCCTGGATAGATACAGCCGCCGGGACATCTGGCAAGCGAGTTGGGAAATCATCAAGGCGCATCCCATCGCAGGTGTAGGCTTGGGCGCATTTCAGTTTGCCTACACGCGCTATGACCGCAGTTCCGGCGCGCAACGCGTCGAGCAAGCGCACAACGATTATTTGCAGGTGCTGGCCGATGGCGGTGTGCTGGGCGGCGTGCTGGCACTGACCTTTCTCGAACTGCTTTTTCTGCATGGCTTCTTGCAGGCGAATTCGCGCGACCAACGACGGCGGGCCGTGGTGTTGGGCGCGCTGGCGGGATGTTTCGCCATCGCCGTGCACAGTTTCGTAGATTTCAATTTGCAAGTAACCGCGAACGCGCAGTCGTTTTTGGCGTTGTGCGCGCTGGCCACAACGCCGCTTGAGCGGGGGAGTCAGCGACGTGATTGA
- a CDS encoding CocE/NonD family hydrolase produces the protein MKTKSITRLIAQLWLTVLLSAIAFAQALAPAAPYVVTVQTNVRARMRDGVALVCDIYRPLADGKFPVLLTRTPYNRKDPATGMYLASHGYIAILQDTRGRFDSEGEFYPFRYEANDGYDTIEWAAALPYADGKVGTFGGSYVGATQMLAASTSPPHLTGIFPYVTAMEYYEGWTYEGGALMQWFTESWTSGLVVDTVTRKTSALQRPRQWAEQLPVEEYRLFNLPTPAEVAPYFRDWVEHETDDEYWKAIKISAHYGKMNVKALHAGGWHDIFSGGSIRNFMRLQKEAPTAEARAGQRLLFGPWAHAATSPEGKIGDVTFGKQAVLDMNATIVKWYDYVLKGKQNEFATGAPVKIFVLGDNVWRDEKEFPLARTQYTKYFLHAGKGANSVSGDGVISTELPKVEKPDMFEYDPASPVRTIGGRLCCGGLVPGPFDQSPNESRPDVLVYSTPPLAHDTEVTGFITAELYAATSAADTDFTALIVDVDEKGYARYLGDGIIRARYRNGTAKAEMIEPGKVYKYTLDLWATSNVFKAGHRIRVYVSSSNFPRFSRNLNTGEKTFGSTAMVKAKQTIYHDAEHPSALVLPVIPR, from the coding sequence ATGAAAACCAAATCCATCACTCGTCTCATTGCCCAACTTTGGCTGACTGTATTGCTGTCCGCCATTGCCTTTGCGCAAGCCCTTGCGCCTGCCGCGCCTTATGTCGTCACAGTGCAAACCAATGTACGCGCCCGGATGCGCGATGGCGTGGCGCTGGTTTGCGACATTTACCGCCCATTGGCTGACGGCAAGTTTCCTGTCTTGCTGACGCGCACGCCTTACAACCGCAAAGACCCCGCGACGGGGATGTATCTGGCGTCGCACGGTTACATTGCGATTCTGCAAGACACGCGCGGGCGTTTCGATTCCGAAGGTGAGTTTTATCCGTTCCGTTACGAGGCGAATGACGGCTACGACACGATTGAATGGGCGGCGGCGTTGCCGTATGCCGATGGCAAGGTCGGCACCTTCGGCGGTTCGTATGTCGGCGCGACGCAGATGCTGGCGGCTTCGACCAGTCCGCCGCATCTGACGGGCATTTTCCCTTACGTCACGGCGATGGAGTATTACGAGGGCTGGACGTATGAGGGCGGCGCGCTGATGCAATGGTTCACCGAATCGTGGACTTCCGGCTTGGTCGTAGACACGGTGACGCGCAAGACCTCCGCGCTCCAACGCCCACGCCAATGGGCCGAGCAGTTGCCCGTCGAGGAATATCGCCTGTTCAACCTGCCCACGCCCGCCGAAGTTGCGCCGTACTTCCGCGATTGGGTCGAACACGAGACCGACGACGAGTATTGGAAGGCGATCAAGATCTCTGCGCATTACGGCAAGATGAACGTCAAGGCGCTGCACGCGGGCGGCTGGCACGACATCTTCAGCGGCGGCTCGATTCGCAATTTCATGCGCTTGCAAAAAGAAGCGCCGACTGCCGAAGCACGCGCCGGGCAACGCTTGCTCTTTGGCCCCTGGGCGCACGCGGCGACTTCGCCCGAAGGCAAGATCGGCGATGTGACCTTTGGCAAACAGGCCGTGCTGGATATGAACGCCACCATCGTCAAATGGTACGACTATGTGTTGAAGGGCAAGCAGAACGAATTCGCCACGGGCGCGCCGGTCAAAATCTTCGTGCTGGGCGACAACGTCTGGCGCGACGAAAAGGAATTCCCGCTGGCGCGCACCCAATACACCAAATACTTTTTGCACGCGGGCAAAGGCGCGAATTCAGTCAGCGGCGACGGCGTGATTTCGACTGAGCTGCCGAAAGTGGAAAAGCCCGATATGTTTGAATATGACCCGGCCAGTCCGGTGCGCACCATCGGCGGACGGCTGTGTTGCGGCGGGTTGGTGCCAGGCCCGTTCGATCAAAGCCCGAACGAGTCGCGCCCGGACGTGCTGGTTTATTCGACGCCGCCGCTCGCGCACGACACAGAAGTGACGGGCTTTATCACGGCGGAACTCTATGCGGCGACATCGGCGGCAGATACCGATTTCACGGCGCTGATTGTGGACGTGGATGAAAAGGGCTACGCGCGTTATCTGGGCGACGGCATCATCCGCGCGCGCTATCGCAATGGGACGGCGAAGGCGGAAATGATCGAACCGGGCAAGGTCTACAAATACACGCTCGATCTGTGGGCGACCAGCAACGTGTTCAAGGCCGGGCACCGCATCCGCGTGTATGTTTCCAGCAGCAACTTCCCGCGCTTCAGCCGCAATTTGAATACGGGCGAGAAGACGTTCGGCAGTACGGCAATGGTGAAGGCGAAGCAGACGATTTATCACGATGCCGAGCATCCGTCGGCGCTGGTGTTGCCGGTGATTCCGCGTTGA
- a CDS encoding nucleotidyltransferase domain-containing protein — protein MQPIQIDARVQAEIAAQPYPLLFATISGAHLYGFPSPDSDYDLRGVHILPAAEVLGLYEPQETIEVSELRNGLEIDLVTHDVKKFLGLLLKKNGYVLEQLYSPLVLHTTPAHEELKEIAQGCITRHHSHHYLGFAETQWKLFEKERPRRVKPLLYVYRVLLTGIHLMRTGNIEANLVRLNAEFNLPYLKDLIARKLAGPEHGALDDADIAFHANEYARLRSQLEEAFQNSSLPEAPSAKPALHDLLIRVRLK, from the coding sequence ATGCAGCCAATCCAGATTGATGCGCGCGTCCAAGCTGAAATCGCCGCGCAGCCGTATCCGTTGCTCTTTGCCACGATCAGCGGCGCGCATTTGTACGGCTTTCCCTCACCAGACTCTGATTATGATTTGCGCGGCGTGCATATTTTGCCTGCCGCTGAAGTGCTTGGCTTGTATGAGCCGCAAGAAACCATCGAAGTTTCTGAACTGCGCAACGGGCTGGAAATTGATCTGGTCACGCACGATGTCAAAAAGTTCCTCGGCCTGTTGCTGAAAAAGAATGGTTACGTGTTGGAGCAGCTTTATTCACCGCTGGTTTTACATACGACGCCAGCACACGAAGAACTGAAGGAAATTGCCCAAGGCTGCATCACGCGCCACCATAGCCATCACTACCTCGGCTTTGCCGAAACGCAATGGAAGCTGTTCGAGAAGGAACGTCCGCGCCGCGTCAAACCACTCTTGTATGTGTATCGCGTCTTGCTGACCGGCATTCATCTCATGCGCACGGGCAACATCGAAGCCAATCTGGTCAGGCTCAACGCTGAATTCAACCTGCCTTACCTGAAAGACCTAATCGCGCGCAAACTTGCTGGGCCTGAGCACGGCGCGCTGGATGATGCGGACATCGCCTTTCATGCAAATGAATACGCGCGCCTGAGAAGCCAGTTGGAAGAAGCTTTTCAGAACAGTTCGCTACCCGAAGCCCCAAGTGCGAAACCCGCGCTGCACGATCTGCTCATTCGTGTTCGTCTAAAATAG
- a CDS encoding nucleotidyltransferase domain-containing protein — protein MHTPNPQFIIPAGTQIVARVEILDAAGNLLCPRGAVGVVTHAPLDQQHTYRILFANGVEAALQRHELTIRKQHQQAGLHVSGDALAEYDLREFVIYRCVVGSRAYGLEHEHSDTDRRGIYLPPADLHWSLYGVPEQLENQETEECYWELQKFLLLALKANPNILECLYTPLVEHATPLAAELLDMREAFLSQLVYQTYNGYVMSQFKKLEQDMRAHGSLKWKHAMHLIRLLYAGIGTLRDGQVPVHVGAQRDELLAIRNGEVAWEEVNALRLRLHQEFDGALNFTRLPEQPAYAKANAFLLKARRAMVKGEWPNAANPD, from the coding sequence CTGCATACTCCCAATCCCCAGTTCATCATCCCCGCCGGCACCCAAATCGTCGCGCGTGTCGAAATTCTGGATGCCGCCGGCAATCTGCTCTGCCCGCGCGGCGCAGTCGGTGTGGTCACCCACGCACCGCTTGATCAGCAGCACACCTATCGCATCCTCTTCGCCAATGGTGTCGAAGCCGCGTTGCAACGCCACGAACTAACCATCCGCAAGCAACATCAACAAGCCGGTTTGCACGTCAGCGGCGACGCGCTGGCCGAATACGATCTGCGCGAATTTGTGATCTATCGCTGCGTCGTCGGTTCGCGTGCCTACGGATTGGAACACGAACATTCCGACACCGACCGGCGCGGCATTTACCTGCCGCCCGCCGATCTGCACTGGTCGCTGTACGGCGTGCCTGAACAGCTTGAGAACCAGGAAACCGAGGAGTGTTATTGGGAGTTGCAAAAGTTTTTGCTGCTCGCGCTCAAGGCCAATCCGAACATTCTGGAATGCCTTTATACGCCGCTGGTCGAACACGCGACCCCGCTGGCCGCAGAGTTGCTGGACATGCGCGAGGCCTTCCTCTCGCAACTGGTTTACCAAACCTACAACGGCTACGTGATGTCGCAATTCAAAAAGCTCGAACAGGATATGCGCGCGCACGGCAGCCTCAAATGGAAGCATGCGATGCACCTCATCCGCCTGTTGTATGCCGGCATCGGCACACTGCGCGACGGCCAGGTACCCGTCCACGTTGGCGCGCAGCGCGATGAATTGCTGGCGATTCGCAATGGCGAGGTGGCGTGGGAAGAGGTCAACGCCTTGCGCTTGCGGCTGCACCAGGAATTCGACGGCGCGCTCAATTTCACGCGCCTGCCCGAACAACCCGCTTACGCTAAGGCCAATGCGTTTTTGTTGAAGGCGCGGCGGGCGATGGTGAAGGGAGAGTGGCCGAATGCAGCCAATCCAGATTGA
- a CDS encoding protein kinase, translated as MIGKLIGNYQITGELAQGRLGPIYRGQSVDQTREVVIKTINLTVFPASTQTQLKARFRREVFVQRQLQHPNIVQVYDFLYVEDRFYLIQEFVPGSSLRDLLNRQGVPNVAQAVFLVKQVLGALDYAHRFTYLDQSDFQRTGLMHGDIKPSNLMLDQRGRLRVTDFSIVNKVLGGEGRKAVAAVYVQESEYLAPEQMRGVTPDACSDIYSLGATFYEMLTGRVPFTNWSASAALDVRRLNGEAEAQSLTQIRPDVPPQLALVIAKAIKRNPKERYASATELLRALHECEPQINSSELTSRMDTLKGALRGTVPNEMLPLPTPPITLPAGLPRPPQQALRPVTQSAPPVVKPQLLPPDLPAPNQVSWVEPRRRNSAAFANQPTSALPRAIPVNVAPPQFAEISKPRREWWLIPFAIASLLIGTLAGAYFFSSPSSNEGRASDMTRHDLAQQAATTPATVLASEPAETLPAATPPRAVQTLPSPKPASAIPNTPALNLARQAEQQERYSEAIRAYEEFLAVNPSVPFAAARAHVANLRLFQGILTNARAALAEARFSEAQQRFAEALKLRPTSKLAQTGWREAHARLTSTANTPLISPVSVKQEINKEPARELKGEVREDLGEKAPDAAARPRSSLPKPTPTPQP; from the coding sequence ATGATTGGTAAACTCATTGGCAACTATCAAATTACTGGCGAATTGGCGCAAGGGCGTCTGGGACCGATCTATCGTGGGCAAAGTGTAGATCAAACACGCGAGGTCGTGATCAAGACCATCAACCTCACCGTCTTTCCGGCGTCCACCCAAACGCAACTCAAAGCCCGCTTCCGCCGCGAAGTTTTTGTGCAACGCCAACTGCAACACCCAAACATCGTGCAGGTGTACGACTTCTTGTATGTGGAAGACCGCTTTTACCTCATTCAGGAGTTCGTGCCGGGTTCCAGTTTGCGCGATTTGCTCAACCGGCAAGGCGTGCCGAACGTGGCGCAGGCCGTCTTTCTGGTCAAGCAGGTGCTGGGGGCGTTGGACTATGCGCATCGCTTTACCTATCTGGATCAATCCGATTTTCAGCGCACGGGCCTGATGCACGGCGACATCAAACCCAGCAATCTCATGCTTGATCAGCGCGGGCGTTTGCGCGTGACCGATTTCAGCATTGTCAACAAAGTGCTCGGCGGTGAGGGCCGCAAGGCAGTGGCCGCCGTTTACGTGCAAGAGAGCGAGTACCTGGCGCCGGAACAGATGCGTGGGGTGACGCCCGATGCGTGTTCGGATATTTACAGCCTGGGCGCGACCTTTTATGAAATGCTCACCGGGCGCGTGCCGTTCACCAATTGGTCAGCCAGCGCGGCCTTGGATGTGCGGCGCTTGAATGGCGAAGCCGAGGCGCAGTCGCTGACTCAGATTCGCCCCGATGTGCCGCCGCAACTGGCACTGGTGATTGCCAAAGCGATCAAACGCAATCCCAAAGAACGTTATGCCTCCGCCACCGAGTTGTTGCGCGCGCTGCATGAGTGCGAGCCGCAAATCAATTCCAGCGAATTGACTTCGCGCATGGATACGTTGAAAGGCGCGCTCAGAGGCACAGTCCCCAACGAGATGCTGCCGCTGCCCACGCCGCCAATCACACTGCCTGCGGGGCTGCCACGTCCGCCGCAGCAAGCACTCCGGCCCGTGACGCAATCAGCGCCACCAGTGGTCAAACCGCAGCTTTTGCCGCCCGACCTGCCCGCGCCCAATCAGGTTTCGTGGGTCGAACCGCGGCGTCGCAACTCGGCGGCGTTTGCCAATCAACCAACCTCCGCGCTGCCTCGGGCGATCCCCGTCAATGTCGCGCCGCCGCAATTCGCCGAGATCAGCAAACCGCGCCGCGAATGGTGGTTGATCCCGTTCGCCATTGCTTCATTGCTGATCGGCACTTTGGCGGGCGCGTATTTCTTTTCTTCGCCCAGCAGCAATGAGGGTCGCGCTTCGGATATGACCCGGCACGACCTTGCGCAGCAGGCGGCAACCACACCCGCCACAGTGTTGGCTTCAGAACCAGCGGAAACCTTGCCAGCGGCTACGCCGCCGCGCGCCGTCCAAACCTTGCCATCACCCAAACCGGCCAGCGCGATACCCAATACGCCGGCCTTGAATTTGGCGCGCCAGGCCGAACAGCAAGAGCGTTATAGCGAGGCCATTCGCGCTTACGAAGAATTCCTGGCGGTCAATCCGAGCGTTCCTTTCGCCGCCGCGCGCGCACACGTCGCCAATTTGCGGCTCTTTCAAGGGATACTCACCAACGCCCGCGCGGCCCTGGCCGAAGCGCGTTTCAGCGAAGCGCAACAGCGCTTTGCCGAAGCACTCAAATTGCGCCCCACTTCCAAACTCGCGCAAACAGGTTGGCGCGAAGCCCATGCGCGGCTTACCTCAACCGCCAACACCCCCTTGATTTCGCCCGTGTCCGTGAAACAGGAAATCAACAAGGAACCCGCGCGCGAGCTGAAAGGCGAAGTGCGCGAAGACCTGGGCGAGAAAGCGCCCGACGCCGCCGCGCGACCGCGCTCCTCGTTGCCCAAACCGACACCCACCCCTCAACCTTGA
- a CDS encoding ATP-binding cassette domain-containing protein, which produces MTEFTRLLRFLTPYRAIFALSVVLMVATGLLEGATTLLLVPIFELMSNAPVAAAARTWVDLRNWLPVGSLDNWNVIAALLVGFTLAKGLTEYFSSYSMSYIGQHVIADVRQTLYDHLQRQAAPFFGKHPTNELTAHLVSDAALVERSVSDTLRDLLRESVTMVVYLVLLFSLNWRLAAAILLLAPPVAYLTNTFNRKLRKHVNSRQESSAAMLDVAQEALSSQRVVKAFGMEAYESERFGRVTRKQMKDQLRAMRIYFVSPIVLETIGIVALALLLIYAQQSMRKDEMTIGTFVTFLFAMFKSYDPIRRLSRLQHDLQQGLASAARIFKLLDEQAEMRDRPNARELQRFEHTLEFHNVSFSYGAGFDLPVLEDVSFTVRAGEMLAIVGHSGAGKSTLTNLLLRFYDVTDGQVLLDGTDVRDLKLAALRRQMAMVTQDVNLFNDTVRANIAYGAYGRHDNDAAIKQAAQAALADEFITKLPAGYDTVVGERGLILSGGQRQRLAIARAILKDAPILILDEATSALDTESERLVQHALNNLMQGRTTIVIAHRLSTVRRADRILVMDAGRIAETGTHEELLARDGIYRRLYELQFAEEDVDAARFAAVALT; this is translated from the coding sequence ATGACCGAATTCACCAGACTGTTACGCTTCCTGACTCCCTATCGCGCAATCTTTGCATTGTCGGTGGTGTTGATGGTGGCGACCGGTTTGCTCGAAGGGGCCACCACGCTCTTGCTGGTGCCGATCTTTGAATTGATGTCCAACGCGCCCGTGGCGGCGGCGGCGCGCACCTGGGTAGACCTGCGTAACTGGTTGCCGGTGGGCAGTCTGGACAACTGGAATGTCATCGCCGCGTTGCTCGTGGGCTTCACCCTGGCGAAGGGTTTGACCGAATACTTTTCCTCTTATTCGATGAGCTACATCGGCCAGCACGTGATCGCCGATGTGCGCCAGACGCTCTATGACCATTTGCAGCGGCAAGCCGCGCCGTTTTTTGGCAAGCACCCGACCAACGAATTGACCGCGCATCTGGTCAGCGATGCCGCGCTGGTCGAACGTTCGGTCAGCGACACGTTGCGCGATCTGTTGCGCGAATCGGTGACGATGGTCGTTTATCTGGTGCTGCTGTTTAGCCTGAATTGGCGGCTGGCGGCGGCGATCCTGCTCTTAGCTCCACCGGTCGCGTATCTGACCAACACGTTCAACCGCAAGCTGCGCAAACACGTCAACTCGCGCCAGGAAAGCAGCGCCGCGATGCTGGACGTTGCCCAAGAGGCGCTTTCATCGCAGCGTGTGGTCAAGGCTTTTGGGATGGAGGCCTACGAAAGCGAACGTTTTGGCCGCGTGACGCGCAAGCAGATGAAAGACCAGTTGCGGGCCATGCGCATTTATTTCGTCTCGCCGATTGTGCTCGAAACCATCGGCATCGTCGCGCTGGCGCTGCTGCTGATTTACGCGCAACAGAGCATGCGCAAAGACGAAATGACCATCGGCACCTTCGTCACGTTTCTGTTTGCTATGTTCAAAAGCTATGACCCGATTCGCCGCTTGAGCCGCTTGCAGCACGACTTGCAGCAGGGTCTGGCTTCGGCGGCGCGTATTTTCAAACTGCTGGACGAACAGGCCGAGATGCGCGACAGACCCAACGCGCGCGAATTGCAACGCTTTGAACACACGCTTGAGTTTCATAACGTGAGTTTCAGCTACGGCGCAGGCTTTGACCTGCCGGTGCTCGAAGATGTTTCGTTCACCGTGCGCGCGGGCGAAATGCTCGCCATCGTCGGCCACAGCGGCGCGGGCAAGAGCACGCTGACAAATTTGCTGTTGCGCTTTTATGACGTCACCGACGGCCAGGTGCTGCTTGACGGCACGGATGTGCGCGATTTGAAACTGGCTGCGTTGCGGCGGCAGATGGCGATGGTCACGCAAGACGTGAACCTGTTCAATGACACCGTGCGCGCCAACATTGCCTATGGTGCCTATGGCCGTCACGACAACGACGCCGCGATCAAACAGGCGGCCCAGGCGGCGCTGGCCGATGAATTCATCACCAAGTTGCCCGCAGGCTATGATACCGTGGTCGGCGAACGGGGCTTGATCCTGTCGGGTGGTCAACGCCAACGCCTCGCCATTGCGCGGGCCATTCTGAAAGACGCGCCGATTTTGATTCTGGACGAAGCGACCAGCGCGCTCGACACCGAAAGCGAACGGCTGGTGCAACACGCGCTCAACAACCTGATGCAAGGGCGCACGACCATCGTGATTGCGCATCGCCTCTCAACCGTGCGGCGGGCCGACCGCATTCTGGTGATGGATGCCGGACGCATCGCCGAAACTGGTACGCACGAAGAATTACTGGCGCGCGATGGAATTTATCGGCGCTTGTATGAGCTGCAATTCGCGGAGGAGGATGTGGATGCCGCCCGGTTTGCGGCAGTCGCACTAACTTGA